The sequence below is a genomic window from Phoenix dactylifera cultivar Barhee BC4 chromosome 8, palm_55x_up_171113_PBpolish2nd_filt_p, whole genome shotgun sequence.
TGCTTAGATGGCGGAGATATAATCCATCCCCATTAGACTTCTAATGTgccaaacaaaaaagaaagcaagaaaactggaaaaaaaaatatttatgactgCAGGCCGATCCAGTCAAAAACTCAAAAATGTTTACCTCCTCATCTACATCTGTGAGAGTCAAACCCTCGATccaaaaataggaaaaaaaaaatccaaaaatattgCTTCCGTCTGAAACAAAACGACCTGCACGCGAAGGACGGAAGCATAGCTGGCCGGCCCGACCAGGTTTCTACCTTATCCCAATCCTTCAAAGTCCCTATTGAATCTCTATGCGGGATACCAAAATCTCTGACGCGTTGCGACAGTGCTGGAAATCGACGGCAGATAAATATTCCGCACAAGAGTTTTATGCGGTACGTTCGGATGGATGGCTCTGCCTTCATGCCTCGCGCGTGCCGCCCCAGCCTGGCGATAGCCGATAATAGAGCCGATgactccctccccccccccaacccttttccttgcctttttttcttttttgaaaaaaataaatacatcccGGCAGCTAACATCATCCTCGTTGGCGCTGCAGCGACAGTTGGCCTCTCTCGCGTCCCGAATCTTCTCTTTttacccctctctctctctctctctctctctctacccttttccttttttccccttGATTTTTCGCAACATCGTACCCAGAAAAAAACCCACCGCGCTGCGTCACCATGGACCCCACAACTCTGTGGCTCTGAAACGCTTTCTCGTTAGGTTCGACGTCCCGATAGCACCGGTTGATAATTGCGATCTCCATCATTCCCATCACATCTTCGCCTCCCAACCGTCCTTCCTCCCCCGGCTTCCCTCCTCCGTTCTCCGGTTCCgatgaaaagaaatatttaagaAAGTCTGTACTCAGATAAAATAAGAGATAAAtagggaaagagaggaggaaaaaggaagaagaagaggagaatgaGGGAGAGAGGGGTGATGGTTGGTTTAATTAAGGCCGGTTCCTTTATACCTCCTTCTCTGCTCCTGCTCCCCATGTGATAAAactgaagagaaagaagaggaaaagaagggagaagagacgcgAGAGATGGCGTCGTCTCGGGGCACGCGGGCCGAGAAGGTCCGGCGGATCTTCGAGCGGTTCGACGGGAACGGCGATGGGGGTCTGAACCGGGAGGAGATGACGGCGCTGGTGGTCGCCGTCAATCCCCGCGTCAAATTCAGCGACGAGCAGATCGGCGCCATCCTCGACGAGGTCTTCCGCACTTACGCCGAGTTCATCCACACCGACCGCGGCCTTACCCTCGATGGCCTCCTCCGCACCTACGATGACGGCGCCGGCGACGTCGATCGCGACTTCGACGCCCTTGACCTCCACCTCCCCGGCGAGACCGAGGCCGCCGCCTCCACCTCCGTCGCCGCCACTGCTGCATCCTCCTCCATCGTCGACGATCCCCTCCTCTCCGTCCCCAAGGCTGCCGTCCCCCGCGCCGCTGCGCCCCCTTGGGCCACTTCCCCCAACCATGGGATCGTCTACGATTCCTCCTGGACTCTCCTAGACGACCTCGAGATCCTCGTCAAGCGCCTTCGCTCCAAGCACCTCCAGAAGTCCGCTTCCACCGCGGGCGACAACAGTAGCGGCAACAACAACAACTTCGACTCCTTCTCGGAGGCCGGGTGGTCGCGCGAGATGGGCCCGGACTCCGAACGGCGAGTAGTCATCTGGGACGAGACCGGCCGCGACTACCTCGTCTTCGTCAAGGAGGTCGCCGCCCTCCGCGGCCGCGCCGACGGGGCCCGCTCTCGCGACGAGGCCTTCGACAACCACATGGCCCTCGGCCGCGCCCTCTACGAGCACCACCTCTTCCGCGACGCCCTCCGCAGCTTCCGCCGCGCCTGCGAGCTCCGCCCCACTGACGTCCGCGCTCACTTCCGTGCGGGCAATACCCTCTACGCCCTCGGTCGCCACGCCGAGGCCAAGGAGGAGTTCCTCCTCGCCctcgaggccgccgaggccggcggcgcccaGTCCGCCGACATCCTCCCCCAGATCCACGTCAACCTCGGCATCGCCATGGAGGGCGAGGGCATGATCCTCGGCGCCTGCGAGCACTACCGCGAGGCCGCCATCCTCTGCTCCACGCACTTCCGCGCCCTCAAGCTCCTCGGCAGCGCCCTCTTCGGCGTCGGCGAGTACCGCGCCGCCGAGAAGGCCTTGGAGGAGGCCGTCTTCCTGCGGCCGGACTATGCTGACGCCCACTGCGATCTCGGCTCGGCCCTCCATGCCATGGGGGAGGACGAGAGGGCCATCCAGGAGTTCCAGAAGGCGATAGATTTGAAGCCCGGCCACGTCGATGCTCTGTATAACCTCGGGGGCTTGTTCATGGACGCCGGCCGGTTCGCAAGGGCGTCGGAGATGTACACCAGGGTTTTGGCCGTCCGGCCGAACAATTGGCGGGCGCAGCTGAACAAGGCTGTGGCTTTGTTGGGCGCTGGGGAGACGGAGGAGGCCAGGAAGGCCCTCAAGGAGGCCTTCAAGATGACCCAGAGAGTGGAGGTCTACGACGCCATTGCCCATCTAAAGACGCTCCAGAAGAAGAAGCCGCCGAAAGGGAATGGTGCCGAGGGAGAGGTGGCTTTCCTCATCGTGGAGCCATCCAAGTTCAAGAGGGTGGGAAGGAAGACCACTTTGAGGCAGGATTTGGCCAATGCCCTGGACATAAGGGCATTCCAGAGGGTCACGAGGTTGAGCCGCTGTGATGTGGACCTCTTGGAGAAGGAAATGAATGAGACTGATGTTCCGATATCCTACTCTGGTAGTGGAGTTGCAGAGAAATCCATCCGCAAGGCTGCCCTGGAAGCAATTCTCCGAAGGTTGCTTCGGTTTCTCAAGCCCGAGACATTTCAGGGGGCTGTCAAAGCAATCAATGAGAAGGTTCTTTCTGTCTTGGATCCCACTGGATCGGGCCGCGTTGATCTGGGGCTGTTCTTTGCTGTTCTTGCTCCCATTTGCTCAGGGCTGCTCGAGAAGCGCAAGCGGGCTGTCTTTGATGCGCTTCTATGGCGGTCTAACAGTGATGGAGGGACACAGATTAGGAGAAGCGATGTGATCACATATATTAAGCTGCTGCGTGCGGTTTATATCCCTTCACATGGTGTCAGTGACATGTTCGAATTGCATGGAGAGTCGGATCCGTCTATGGTTTCATATGCAGAGTTTCTCGAGATGTTTAATGATCCAGATTGGGGTTTTGGAATTTTAGGCACCTTGGTGAAGCTTGAAGCTGGCGACCGAATTCGTCATGGCCGGCACACCTGCTCGATATGTAGGTACCCAATTATAGGGTCTAGGTTCAAGGAGACAAAGTATCGTTTCAGCTTGTGCAATCGTTGTTACAGTGAAGGGAAGGTGCCATCGGATTGCAAGCAGGAGGAGTACAGGTTCAAAGAGTATGGAAGCGAGTCTGAAGCTATGAAAGATAAGTGCATGTGCTTTAATTTACATTCTAAGAGCTCGCAAGGTGATCTTTGATGAGATAAAGAATCTGTATCATGTAGTTGTCAGATCAGATCTTGTGCAAACATGTTTGTGGTAAGCTGGGAGTATGTCTGATTAGCAACCCATATTTTGTAAACTAAATGTTTGTTCAGGTAGGTTagtttttctctttccttgtcTAGGGGACAGTTGTATTAATTCTTTGTTAATTAGTGCTTGACAATGATGGATATATGCAAGGTGACTGCTGTTACTCTGTAATTCTAATGATGTTTGGTTATAAATATTTCTATAGTTGTAGCTGTATATGATATAAATTTTGGATTAGTGCACACGGGTTGGTTTTTGTATGCTTAAACTAATATCGGTTGTGGATGCCTTGATGGTGGTGTTGCATGTAGGCATTAAACTTTGGGTCTCTTGGTGTGTTGGACATGTTTTGCCAACAACTATTAGTGGCATACCAAGCCTTTGGGCTTCCAACACAAAGTGTCAATTTCATACTTTTTTTTCCGATGGTTTTTTTAGCTATGCTAATGTAGTCAAACTGGTTGCACGTTGTCTACATATACACTGTTATGAAGTATGGATGGTTTCACTTTGTTAGTTTCTGTGTTGAGTATTATTGGAAATATTGACACTTGATATCAGTTACTGTTTTCTGGATTTGATTGCAGcaaagaaatttaaatgatgttTGAATATGAGAGATCAATGGAAGGGAATACTTCATTAGATTTTgagaattttaatattttttttattgaattatGGAACTCTGCTGCTAGAGCAATTAAAACAAGattcaaagaagaaaacaaCAGTGGTGAAAGGAGATGGTAAGACCAGCTTGAATTTAAATGCTTATGTATGATATTAATATGTGATCAAGCTTCTTATATGCCTTTTTTTGGCATAGCAGGGGAAGGTGTGGGGCTTTTATTACTAATGATGCTAAATAAGTTTATTTGAAATTTAGTTTAACAATAAATTACTTTGGGAAAGCAATTAGATTGAGTAAAATGTTAATAGCTAGTAAGTAGGATGTAAGAAATTTACATGATTGTAAAGATCACTCGAGAGGGTAAGCAGTATGCCCAATACCAATAGTAGCATTTGTAAGCTTGTTTATTTTCTGGCACATATGGCATCATTTACATGCATTTAACACGGTGACATCATGTCAAAATATAATTATTGATATAAATTGGGAGCTTCGCTAAATAAATTTGAATATAGTTCTTGCGAAGAattttttctgcattggcatGCAGTGCAACCAATATGATTTTCAAGATCTGGTGCGCCAACCTCATTTCAAATAAAACTATGTTCTTTTTAGATAGTCATATACATTATTTACTTACAAACACATGAAAAATTATGTACAAATATCCCACCATGTCTGGTTTATCAAGGGTTGCCATGTCATATTCTTCTAAATTTGACACGTGTATCATGTGTTGCTAACAATGCTAATCTATATTGCCCAAGAAACCTGCACTTGGTGCATATGATACTGGCATCATAAGCAGCAGTGGTATTGGTACCTTACCAGTACATTCTTGTACCATCACTTGATAAGCCTATTGGTGGCACAACAATAAAAGCAAGGTGCGTACCATGTCAATATCGTTACGTTAATGCTATTGCATGGTACAGTCAATATGCACTGGTATTCACCATCCTTGTTTCTACCTTTATTATAACTAGTTCCTTGCATGAACTTTGTGTCTTTTGGATGGATATATGCAATAATAGGTGTTTGACATGAAACTATATTTACATATTTGGCAATATACTGGAGAATGTATGCGGCGGTCAAATATTTAGTTGCATGAAAATGTGTACATGTAAAGTGCTTTGTCTGActactttttctatttttctttttttttagtaccTGTCATTTGGGCTTACTGATGTGTTGATAATCCTATGAAACAAATTTAATAACAGTTATGGCATAACAATGTCATGATCAAATCAATAAACAATTGAGCTCAGTTTGAAAGTTCCTTATACAACTACATGTCTACATATTAGTTAGCATCATAGCTAAATTTCTCGCAAGATCAGACAGTTAGATACTGAATACTTTCTgattattaaattagcacaaaaATTTATACAAGCCcttgtctctctccttttttgctGCCATTTTGGTGCTTGTCACCATCATATTATATAGGGTAGATTTGGCCACTTACTAATATATGGGCATCGTAACATGTAACTGTTTTTGCATTATTGTTTAGTTAGATATAGGCCATAAGACTAATGACAGTATCTCCACAAATATGACTGTACATAGAATATTCAATTCATGATGCAAAACTTCTAAATCTTAATGCAAGTAACTTTGCTAATAAGGCAGATATAAGCCGTAAGACTCCATGCTTCATAAACATGATCATCTGTAGAATATTCATTTCATGAGGCTGAAGGCTTAAATCGTAAAACAAGTAACTTTATTGACATATTATTGTGCATCATACATTAAAAATCTTgagattttttaataaaattatccaCATAAGCAGGAAAATGTGAATCTGTTTAATGTGTTTATATTGTAACTACGATA
It includes:
- the LOC103722892 gene encoding uncharacterized TPR repeat-containing protein At1g05150-like, with the translated sequence MASSRGTRAEKVRRIFERFDGNGDGGLNREEMTALVVAVNPRVKFSDEQIGAILDEVFRTYAEFIHTDRGLTLDGLLRTYDDGAGDVDRDFDALDLHLPGETEAAASTSVAATAASSSIVDDPLLSVPKAAVPRAAAPPWATSPNHGIVYDSSWTLLDDLEILVKRLRSKHLQKSASTAGDNSSGNNNNFDSFSEAGWSREMGPDSERRVVIWDETGRDYLVFVKEVAALRGRADGARSRDEAFDNHMALGRALYEHHLFRDALRSFRRACELRPTDVRAHFRAGNTLYALGRHAEAKEEFLLALEAAEAGGAQSADILPQIHVNLGIAMEGEGMILGACEHYREAAILCSTHFRALKLLGSALFGVGEYRAAEKALEEAVFLRPDYADAHCDLGSALHAMGEDERAIQEFQKAIDLKPGHVDALYNLGGLFMDAGRFARASEMYTRVLAVRPNNWRAQLNKAVALLGAGETEEARKALKEAFKMTQRVEVYDAIAHLKTLQKKKPPKGNGAEGEVAFLIVEPSKFKRVGRKTTLRQDLANALDIRAFQRVTRLSRCDVDLLEKEMNETDVPISYSGSGVAEKSIRKAALEAILRRLLRFLKPETFQGAVKAINEKVLSVLDPTGSGRVDLGLFFAVLAPICSGLLEKRKRAVFDALLWRSNSDGGTQIRRSDVITYIKLLRAVYIPSHGVSDMFELHGESDPSMVSYAEFLEMFNDPDWGFGILGTLVKLEAGDRIRHGRHTCSICRYPIIGSRFKETKYRFSLCNRCYSEGKVPSDCKQEEYRFKEYGSESEAMKDKCMCFNLHSKSSQGDL